From Cotesia glomerata isolate CgM1 linkage group LG3, MPM_Cglom_v2.3, whole genome shotgun sequence:
attataacatattcaaattaaatttctaaattatgttatgtattaatttttattattctactAAAGACGTTCATTGTTCTTTACAAGTTATAATTTACAacagaattatatttttgccgcGTGCGAAGAATTATTTCGAGAGTAAAAGtaacttattttttctgtCATCTGCAGTGCGCTTTTAATTATTCGAGTACaagaaaacttttaaattgacttgactttttaaacttattgaaaaaaatgcttcGATGTTATtgaaaagataaattattttactcgaAGCCGCGCATTTAGTccatgtcaaaaaattaaatgaacgAAGTATAAGCTGTGGAAAagatatataatacataaattagtaAGGTATGATATTAAGTTAGTGTTGAATGAAGTTACTTACGAAAaggagagagaaaaaaaaattagaaagtgtaattaattaacattccTTTGAAAGAATTTCTttgaaatagttttaaaaattaataaaatatctttataaaGATATTTCTATGAATTAATTCAGAGTTTTGGGtttacaaattataatttttaaacaaaaaaaattgaagcttttattagttttatagacttatatcttttgtaaaaataatggCTTTTAAGATTTCACGCTTCAAAAGACTTTAAGTGTAGGATgtcctatatttttttgtaaaaacgcAGGTCTAGCCGGATTCACTCATCTTTAAAAGGTTCGGAACCGGTTATCTACCTTAgggatctaaaaaaatttatcgcaTTTTTGCGTATCTATAATTTTCaccttttgaaaaaattcttatattaatcgtcattataataatatgcaaaacgaaaattcttaaaattaaattttttattcaattcactgcaattagaaaaaaataaaattttttatttttatttttatgactactgaaaaaaaaaaaaacaaaataaaaaaaaataaatcttcttAAAATAACGATTTTAATGTTCGATATgagtaaaataattaccaaaaaaatatactCTCTAAATATTGAACAACAAAGTGAATCCTTGATTCactgaatattttttcagtcgTTATTTATTTTGCGTAGGTATTAAAGAgtttattcattttcaataaatgttaaataaactGAGTTCATATTTGCTTACTTACTATATTTTATACACAATGGTTATTTAGCGCTCACAAATATGTATGAAATTGTTTTGATTACGTGAGATGATAAAAGCGTGTTCCAGggtaaactttgaaaaatgtATCCGCATAcgagtaattataaaattatatgctATCGAGTGAAATttagtcattatttttttacacaatttttatttaaaaatattattttcattctaCTACCTacgattataaatatttcattgtatTAATCATAATGAAAAgcttgttaaatttttttaattaattatactagcataataatccaaaaatagtcggaaataaattttaatttaatagatgAGATAAAAacgatttataatttacaaacaaaaataaaaataaataaaatcaataataataaaaataataaaaaagatttataaacttaatattgttgaaaataatatttcacaaCAATCTTAGACATATTTACATCcataaaactacaaaaaatttttcttacgaAAAAATGAACCCAAGAACATAATTtacatacataattaaaaaaaaaatatatataaatatagtagaatttcaattttatcattGCGCTAATCTCTTATTATAAGTGCTTTGCATCAAGTATTATACATAACATATTAATCTATCATAGTAGTGAAGATGAACGTTCTGACAAGCGTTACATAGTTCACTCTGAAAAAACCACATGGAATTTTTCTTTCACAAAAACTAAATAGCTATACAACACCAATTAGGTTATTATTACAAGAAAATTtctcaatataaatattagtttagaCATATGCGTCtgtatgaatatataaaaaaaaaaaaaaaacgtaaatatgaaataatgaataatgcaATGTAGCATATGAAAATGTTCTTCGGATTATTGAACCGTAAAATAGTGAGTGATAAAAAAGCCTTAGTATATAAAATTCAACATAAATTTCGTTACCAAAGTACAGTTATACACTTTTACTAGAGTAATTCGTATTCCGTTACATTTTTGATTTACTGTATGCATATATGTATGTGTTCTCCTTTAGGCATATGGAATTTTGATAGTTTATTCCCACAATATTCTATGgaaactaaataataacaacGATTTAACTACATTGCTCCATTACTGTGGCTTCTTTGTGGCATCGGCTTTATCACTTGCGTCATTCATAACATATGTTCgcgtatatttatatatagaaCATGATAAATCATTATTCGATGATTACCCGTTGTAACATATGTAAATCTGTATTTAAGTCTTACCTatctatcaaaaaaaaaaattcctccaTATATCTCATTATCAATTGCATAAGTATGTAAATTTGCCGTAATCGTAATGCTTCCTTCATTCTATGACTTAAAATACATTAATATTGATGGGGATCCAAACAAAATTTAACagtcagttttttttattgaaaatccaACTGCATTTGAATGTATAGatatattatgaaaaatgttTGGAGCTGAGAAAAGTTTTCCTCATTAAAATCAGAGCattgaaataattgattgtactttcaaaagttaatttttaacagtccacttttgatttaaaataacgCCGGTTTCCATCATTTACGTCAACATTGAACTTTTTAGCTATAattcaaattacatttataattaaaatttatccgcatgaaaaattatattgactgaacataaattgataaatagtgATCTATGTGACCATATATAacagtaaaattaaatatattaatgtaTATTTGTGCTTACTCaatctaattaaaatatatttgatttGATATAACTCCAATGGTATATTATTGTCATATTTGTTGTAGAGTATCACATaacaatgtaaaaatttttttataaaaaattttcttaccagctaaatttgataaaaaatgtaataattttcagttattaaatttttgaatcgtttatttttatttccagaATTTTCTAACTACTATATGTACATTTATTTGATTAGGTGAAGTGTCGAGTTCAAATGCCACAAATACCATACGTTCGCTACATAACATAACAtactacaataataataacaatcaaGTTTTGTGTAGGAGTGGCTTTATGTTCCATTAAATATTCGAGCATTATTGGTACAAAATCCATAAATACCATCCAACGCGTATACTCATCATCCCAAAAAACAGCTTATTCATTTTTGCACTCAGATGACGTTGCTCAGATACATAATATGAATAtgagtatataaaaaaaagctgACAGTCGGGATACAATCAAGTGCGAATCCGATTGAATTAATCATATTCATCTTTCGATATCGCGTAATAATATACGAAGGTTTTATATAGTTTATGGCAACGTGACAAGAATTGTGTGTTACAACTTGACCTTTTCTCTTAACTGGGAAGAAAAAATGTGGGGGCGATAGGTGGGTCAAGACTCACGGGAATACTCGATGAGAGATAACAACTTTGTGTTGCATTGActacttaaaaaattcaataggaACAAAACATATAATACAAGGTCTTGCCGCAGTTCGCAGTTCTGTATTACAATTGATTCTTTAGTCAGCTGTTTTTTATCACTGTTTTCTTGATATTACCGATATAATGCTATTAAGTGTTCATTTGCgagaaaatttaacataaatttatcatttccagaaaaattttgttcaaatttGATCATTCAAGCTAtaagcaataaattaatacttaatacGTTTATTGACGTTTGATTGATGTCAGCAATacgataaaaacaaattttttatcaatgtttCAAAGTTCACTATCTTTTATGACGTGCGttgtttttaaaagtattgatgataaaaatagtgaatttaatcagagactatttttaacttcctgttTTGTCTATTAAGactcattaatttaaatttttcgccattgattgtaattaaaaaaattttttttaattttgagcttataattttaactttgcTGTTAATTAGtgatacaataaaatattgttcGACAATTTATGTTGAGGTAGACTTGAACTGACGTTAATTGTCTAAGATTACGATACAATCGCAACATTACTTCGTAATATGTCGTCTCGCTGCGCCTGTTTATATTTCACAGCCTACTGGGTTTATTGAGAACAACTTCTGAATGACTCGCGAAGTGAAAGTTGACAATGACTCGTATCGAGAGGATCGGAATTCCCCAACTCACATTGTATTAAAACTGAACTGGTCCAGGTCGGAATAGCGGAGATAAAAAAATCCGCTCATTAAAACAAGCTTCGATATTATATGAATAGATTTAAGATCACATGTTTACCTTGTACATCTTGTCACGTCAATTACTGCACGATACGATACCACacactaaattttattgaattacaAGGCCTGAGGGAATATAGCGCTGCTAACTCCCACGTAATTACTATATGTAATTTATATcttttctattaatttgacTCGTGTTACGATGATTATCGAAATTAATTCTCGATGAGAATATATGTTCACAGGTTATATTTAGTcgtcaatatttattatattaatatttttattctcttgTATTGATATTAAAGACTTGGGTGTTATTATTACTTTCGatcgataatttattaatatttagggTGAGTTAAATCGTTATATTggcttatttttaatattcttacaagctggaaaaatttttatgccttattaaaaaagaaaataataataataataataataataataataataataataataataataataataataataataataataataatataatcctatttttttttaagaagatcggtttttaatttttctaaaaaatttttgaattaattataaacctcatttaaaatttaataattttatcgcaCACCATTATTCGGGACAGACCGTCTTGTCGTTGAGTGAGATGTAATCTAAATTGCtataatgtaattattaaatcaatgaaaattagAATGTAACTTCACTAAAAGCACTAGAATAACTTTGACAAAAGTTGCTCTTAGCTTCGTCCAATcccaatattttttcaaagtttttctTGGATGTTCAGTGAATTCAGATTTCAACTTTCATTgttttcataattatattactaatagaaatttatattaatctcACCCAATAATGAGACGGTCCGTACAATGTTAATTATGGAATTGGTAAAAAGGCttgtaattaattcaataaattcttaagaaaACAAATCAGTAAGCAATCcctcatgaaaaaaaaaatataaaaaaaatatatgtcgaaatatataaaaaatatattttaaatatattaaaaatctataaaaaatatataaatatatataaaatatgtatagtaaatatatttttaatagctaacttttggccgattttcatataaattttatatatttcaaatatattttagatatattcaaaatatattttttttttatttttagctatgtattttttatgtgttttaagatatattttgaatatatctaaaatatatttaaattatataaaatatatatgaaaatcggccaaaagttagttattaaaaatatatttactatacatattttttatatattcatatattttttatagatttttaatttatttaaaatatattttttgtatattttttttttcatgggggatagctaacaattttttgttaaattagtcaatagaattattgaaaataatgtgATAAAGAAGACTGATAATTATCACAGTTCATCATTTTGTTTCCCAATTAAAACTTGTCAACAATAATAAGAATACACATTGTTAGCGTAGATATAcgataattattttcacagTTGACGATTTTCTCAATCACCGATAAAAATCCAGTGCTATATTATCCGAGTAAATCTATCGCTATTGACTGTAACCAGTTAACGTCATCTTTCTGTGTcctttcatttatttaattgccatttaacaatttaacacaagctgatatttatttttaatctttagctcttaattcttgtaatttttttctccacgTTTTGATATCGTTaacttgttaataaataaataagaccaaataaataaataaataaaattcattgatGTTCCTTTGATATTACAGACGTTAAAAGatttaatcttaatttattCAGATggactattttaatttaatgaatagtAGTTGTTCTTCTCGTTAGTGAGATGTTCTAATATTTcgacattttaaattaatattgctGCTCTTATAGACTTGTAAGATCGTAAGagtaaatcaaataaattttttacatcgaTTCAATCGTAGTTTGTATATTTTTGttgttctttattttattaatagttccatcaactttttattaacttgTTACACTTTAAGCTTTCTTCTTAAAACGCTTATTTATCTTGAGTTCTGAAAGGTTTTCGTTATTTATATTACCGAGCAATGACGATCAATAAATTCTATTGAATGAGTTATCTTTAGCTTtcgaaaattatcaattttaatgtaatattgatcggtaaaataatttataaacataagtATTGAAAACAATATACAAATCCAATATCCTACGTCTTTTTTGCTTcgctataaatattttatttcaaagaaGACTCTTAAATGGGAGCTGTATacttttctgttttttattggACTACTTTGAAAATCcagtatcatttttaaatttaattattttttttctatctatctactttcaaaattttcgtattttatatatatttatatttttaattaaaaaaaatttagctattAGATTAGCAAATATTACCAGAAATACTTAAAGACTTAGTATATTGAGTATATCGTCGGTATACAATCTTGAATACATGAAGTAGGAAGAATAAGTGAGTGGTAATGAGTAAGAAAGAGAATAATTGTAAACAAAAAGGAATCCACAACCACAGCAGAAAGTTTAAGCGTGGGATTTAATCTAAACTTCAATACATAAACCTTGCCTTCATGACAAACTTTTGGCTCAGATTATCGGGATTAATCTACCGTAAATTTATATCTATCTCTCTAACCATAATATAAGTTTATATAGTGTGGTGACAACATTGTATTGCAGTTTCGCATTGCTTTGCATTAGTGTCagttctaaataaataatacccAGTTATTCAGTTAATTTTGTCTACAACTTTTGCCGATCgttgttattttcataatgaatgaatcgatGTGAGTGTAACTGAACTTGTTAGTTTAATTAAAGTTGATTAACTTTAGTGAATAAGTTATTCATtacgaataataattaataaaattagttacaAATGTTATGATttgtaaattgaattataaaaaatacaacttagttattttttatttaaattgtagtcttaaaattgttatttttcatcaatgaCATACAAGctttatattatacataccAAATATAATACAAACGTGCTCAGTCTTTTTAGGAACGAACCACAGTCTCagatttttaatgtaatttcaAGTCTGTCAGAATCTTTTCGTTTGAATATACTCTGTCACTTGGAAAATCAAATAGCTGTTTTTCTCTGGCagtctttatttaaaaatatttttcgtataacaatataatctttaataataaattctaaaatattcaactgtaaatttttttccatcaatttatcatttcgttttgctcaatattttttccatgacaATATATTAGTATGATTTAATCTAAATTCTCGGTAGCTGACATGTTTGCTTCTTATCCcatataaatttgaatttcatattttaacaGTCACTCGGCGACGTGATTTAAATTGCAAGTTTGTTGAGGCGCGACATATTCGCTTAAGTATCACCCCAAAGTGTTATCTGTATCTGTATCTGTGCTTGGTTTATTACTCTCAGcagatataatattttttgtggTTCTGGTACTTAACGACCTGTAAATAACCCAATATAGATTTGAGGAATATAGCGAACCTGTCTAGAGTGGAAGCTGATGGTTGTGACTAtaatcgatatttatatttaaatttatacccCATTTCAAAAGAAGATTTCACACCGAATAGTTgctattagattttatatttttttattttattttatttgttataaacctGAATAGAGACATGCATACTGAgtatgaaaatcaaaaataaaaaattctctcatTCGACAATAGATTTAATGGCTCGTTCAAAGATTTGTTTAATCTGCCGTAAAATTATCGTCCAAGTTTTCGTGGCACAATTATGAGACAATAAATTACAGTATGAAGACAAAGCAAACCCGACAATTGaatcgataaaaattaattgttttaattttattatataaccactttcaaaactaaaacattttataaagaaaataatttaaaacttaattagtgggttaaattaatgaaaacttatataaattatcgtaaaactttttcattgaaaatagcttctttttatcaattcaaataCTCCTATTCTTGAAAGATTGATTTACTGTTTTTTCTTGTAAAGATTCTCAGCAGACACAACGTTATTATGTGAAacagtaattgattttttaaactctCGACAAAAAATTACCCagtgattttttttcgatgacTACTCACTTTATTTGCTATCCTCGCCAACTATTTTTAAACGTCCATTGCATtgattatcaatttaattactACTTAAAAGTCGATCTGTCAGTCACGTCAATTAACTaggttatataaataaatttttctcccCTCCGGGCGTAAACCGTCAACTTTAGCCCTGCTGTGCGAAacgaagttgccgctttccgcctttgtcggggaaaaaaatagtatacactcctcgggaagtaaataagaaagcctcagatcacatgtttgttgacctcggcttcgcctcggccaacaattacctgtgatctgagacatttcttactttacttccctacacggaaagaacaataacCCACTGTACATCTTCGCATAGTATACTCCGTGGTatttgtagtgaaaaaaaatttcagactatagtcaatatccttcaaagtatactaaattatttttggactgtactcagtgaagtttccgatttaatcgattaatttttctggttatatcgcgtaaaacttcacgggatataatctgaaaaattatttcgtgtaaattaaattatactctgttgaaatttggattatgcccacggtgactccgccaattttttttctagtgccTGCGCACTTAGCATTATCATatctattatgtattttaaatattactagTATacgttgcgcgcgcaagcgcgcgtgtgaatttagtatggaattatctatattttcatacttatgatatatttgaccaatcacgttacgaatagtttgtcttattgtgtatattttcatatttttcatctaaattataagagtggactagaatttaatttgcgcgcgcaagcgcgcgcctcatatttattttcatgatatatttatgtgtcgtttatgtatattatattcgttttcaaccaatcagaatgagaataaatattttcaaccaatcacattacgaataaattggtttcacatacatttcatctcaattttattatgggataatatttaaaatacataatagatATGAAAATGCTAAGTGCGCAggcgctagaaaaaaaattggcggagtcaccgtggacataatccaaatttcaacagattatagtttaatttacacgaaataatttttcagattatatctcgtgaagttttacgcgatataaccagaaaaattaatcgattaaatcggagacttcactgagtacagtccaaaaataatttagtatactttgaaggatattgacaatagtctgaaattttttttcactacaaatACCACGGAGTATACTATGCGAAGATGTACAGTGAgttattgttctttccgtgtaggggtgtaatatactattccgGCCCATGGAAGctcggaaattttatttttatttttatcatattaagGGAAAATTTCAGACAACTTAAAATTAGCTATTTTCATATTATGTgcttacacagaaaaaacaaACTTCTTGCGTCAAGAAAACTTTAAGGaagacaaaagttattttggagcaagaagaaattttcttgagccaagaaactttgacttcattcaagaaattttcaatctgccttactatttttttgagccaagaaaatttacccttcattcaagaattttttttttcagtgtacactgatagaaggatttatttgtatcaaaaaatatttgttaatagttaagaaatcatttatgagagaccactttttagtattaaacaaatattttttagtatttgaaataatttgtttgtatttaataaatctaatattaatttattaaatattaataaatctttttaaatactaagaaatatttgttaaagactaaaaagtggtctttaataaatgatttgtttaatattaacaaatatttttaactgtaaacaaatccttctatcagtgtatagaTCATACGAAAAACAtgtaattttagtattttaacatcaaaaaatttttttatctcccAGCGATATTATTAAGGTCAATGGAtcgattgataaattttaatactttgaATGATATTTTCAATCGAAATTTGGTAGATTGAAGgcaaattttactattttttattccaacaaaaaGTTTCCATTTTTAAGcactttcatttaaattaatcaaacgAATAACAAACtccgaattaaataaataaattttttccaggcACGTGGCAATTGACGAGGAATCCCCGAGCTCGTCGTCTCACTTGCTGGCAACGCCATTAGAAGTGACAAAGCCGAGTCCCAGTACAGTAGTTTCAACATTACTGTCAGTGAAAGAAAAACTGTCAAGCACCATTGGGTCCCTCGAGAGTAGTTGTTCGCCCCAAAAAATAGCTGTAGAAGACAAAGATAACGATAACGATAACGGCGTCAATTTATCTCGGCAAGCCAATGTCCCTGTTGGTGATAAAATCCTCGAGAAACAAGAATATTAtcaattacgagaaacttatCGGCAACAATCAAGAAGTTCGCTGTCAGCAGAAGTACCCGAAGCAAATTGGGACAGAAGAAAGGATAGCGCGGTGTGTCTCGACGACACTGAGTTGGACGAATTGGACGAACTCAAGGAACGATTGCTCCTCCAAAAAGTCGTTCCCTATGATTCGATAAGGAACTTATCCTCCGATAGCACAATTACGTCTAACAGCAGATTTCCTCCGTTACCGGACAACCAACGGATTCCCGCAGTTTACGCTTCATCCTGCAAAAACAGTGAAGAGTTGAGTCAATTGCAGAAGGATTCCTCAGTTATAAATCATCCGACTTTAGCTAAGTATTATCGTCCGAGGCGCGAGAGCAGCGGTTACTCCAGCAACCTGAGTACTTTTGATGAAGATCGCAGAAATTCAACTACCATCGAAACACTACAAGGCTTCAGCAGCGTAAAAGATTTCCAGAGAGAAAGGCGAAGATCCTCGTCAGCAAAACGGCTGAATCTCAGTAGACTTGCATCCACTAGAGAAAGAGAAGACGAATCTGAAAGAATGCCAACTTCAGAAGTTATTTATCGGAAAGTGTCAACAGCAGGGCTCATTGAGATGCCGAATATTAAGGAGCTTAAGGAAATAGCTGAGGACGTTAAATGTCCGTCCcctgataatgatgatgatgataaaggTATTGTATGTTTGCCGGGATCGAAAAACCAGTTGGATGTCAAGAATAAAGCTGATGAAAAAGAATCGTTGAGTTATATTGGGATTAAGAAAACGTCAGTTTATGATAAAGAGTATGATAGTCATCTTAAAGGGGATGCTGATGATATATCGGAGGATGATGGACGAGATTGTATCGATGCCTTGAATAGTGTCTCTGAGAGGtcagattataaaaatatcgagGAGATTCGTGATAGACTTGGACAAACGACCTTGATCAGTTGTGGTGATACTGATGAAAAAATGAGTACAGCAATGCTGAAAGATACGCGTCAAAGCATTGTAGATAAATCTCCCGAGGTTTTATCAAGGACACATGACAgtggattaataaaaaataatctagaaTCATGTTGCagagaaaaagataaaaaatctgAGATGGAATTAGAAAAGATAGTTTCTGGGAGAGATAGTTTACAGCCTTTGAAGTCTGATAAAAAGGTGGATGATAAAGACAGATTTAGATCAATAAGTAAAGTGAGTTCACGATCCCAAAGTTTCAATATCGCTGATGAAAGTCTTCGTAAACCTCTTAAAGGATTGACGTCCTCTCCAAACTCAAGTCCCAAACCTACGAGGCATCGTAGTAGAATAATCCATCAGTACAGTTCGCCTTTGTCCTCGACAATGGAGCTGGAAAGCATTTCGGAGAGGCCTCTGGATGACGTGAGCCCTTCTTCTTGCGCTACGCAGAATCTCACTGTCGTTGTTGACAATCACGATGAAgatgatggtgatgatgatgatgataatgatgatgatggtgatgtTCTCATTGCTAAAAGACGCGCCAATCGCATCAAGAAATCGCAGAAACGGAATGAAACTGAAGAAGTAGATACCAAGAAACTGTTCCCGAGGTCTGTTAAAGTCTACCAGCTGCTGTCGACCCAGTCTGAGGACCGTGAGGACGGAGAGCCTAGGCTTATGGATAGAAGAACATCTCTGCAGATAACTCGCCACGATATTGAAGAACAAGCTATTCCCGGGACGACTCTGTGCATCCCAGATGATAAGGTGCTTTTGCACACTGAAAGCGTGCCTCTGATAAAGTATCAGCCGGTTCAAGAGAGCTCGTGCTTGGAAGATGGATCGTTCAATGCCGCCAGATTGTCCCCGGTTGGAAAACTAGCTTCCCATCCCAGTGGAGCTGATCAAAGACTGGGAGATACTGGAGCCGTTGGGATCAGACCTATCTATCCTTATTGCCCTTATTCGCCGTACGGTAGCCCGCAGGGATCGCCTAGGATACGCAGACGGCCACTTCGGGAAAGTAGAAGAGTCAGTATTGATAACAAGCAGGGCGCATTCCAACTTAATCAATACAAGTTGCTGGATAATATTGGACAAGTAAGATttctttaatgttttttatattaatggtttttttttgaaaaattttgtatttattctttttttgatgtaaaaatattggaaaattttcgtATCAACTTTAATTTGTtgattaaatctaaaaatttactaatttttcaacatttcaTGATCAATGTTTGAATTATAATatcatgcaatttttttatttgttc
This genomic window contains:
- the LOC123262142 gene encoding uncharacterized protein LOC123262142 isoform X3 — translated: MHVAIDEESPSSSSHLLATPLEVTKPSPSTVVSTLLSVKEKLSSTIGSLESSCSPQKIAVEDKDNDNDNGVNLSRQANVPVGDKILEKQEYYQLRETYRQQSRSSLSAEVPEANWDRRKDSAVCLDDTELDELDELKERLLLQKVVPYDSIRNLSSDSTITSNSRFPPLPDNQRIPAVYASSCKNSEELSQLQKDSSVINHPTLAKYYRPRRESSGYSSNLSTFDEDRRNSTTIETLQGFSSVKDFQRERRRSSSAKRLNLSRLASTREREDESERMPTSEVIYRKVSTAGLIEMPNIKELKEIAEDVKCPSPDNDDDDKGIVCLPGSKNQLDVKNKADEKESLSYIGIKKTSVYDKEYDSHLKGDADDISEDDGRDCIDALNSVSERSDYKNIEEIRDRLGQTTLISCGDTDEKMSTAMLKDTRQSIVDKSPEVLSRTHDSGLIKNNLESCCREKDKKSEMELEKIVSGRDSLQPLKSDKKVDDKDRFRSISKVSSRSQSFNIADESLRKPLKGLTSSPNSSPKPTRHRSRIIHQYSSPLSSTMELESISERPLDDVSPSSCATQNLTVVVDNHDEDDGDDDDDNDDDGDVLIAKRRANRIKKSQKRNETEEVDTKKLFPRSVKVYQLLSTQSEDREDGEPRLMDRRTSLQITRHDIEEQAIPGTTLCIPDDKVLLHTESVPLIKYQPVQESSCLEDGSFNAARLSPVGKLASHPSGADQRLGDTGAVGIRPIYPYCPYSPYGSPQGSPRIRRRPLRESRRVSIDNKQGAFQLNQYKLLDNIGQGSFGIVKLAYNEEDETHYAMKILSKKKLMKKAGIFGRMAPGRKGVSNPLAKVYREIALLKKLDHPNVVKLVEVLDDPDEDNLYLVFELVEKGEVLELPTDKPLDEETARIHFRDVVLGVEYLHYQRIVHRDIKPSNLLVDSDGRVKIADLGVSAELRAPGELLSGSAGTPAFAAPETTVPGAQYSGTLCDVWSMGVTLYTLVTGRVPWDGSGSIIGVQAAVRTEPLRFPDSIVLTDDLRDLIIRMLTKDPAMRASLQEIKTHRWLTNYGKEPLPSEADNCRLPVTVTDEEVARVVTRVPKLDTLILIKTMLKQHSFQNPFLPKRSARPALRDSDQMSGNLKLASTGDDSAVITETQELAKSKTQQFHRAGRSNSAPDSYEWQTSGRQVSIDTPLSPVTEASTQETEIVKR